One genomic window of Thermus islandicus DSM 21543 includes the following:
- a CDS encoding metal-binding protein, with product MPSGRVHEAINLTALGMGGIAFLAYGGSPEEPGALAFALAYLAGTFLLSPDLDLAEKGVRAQGRWGLLGLLWRPYGWLFRHRGLSHTWILGPLTRLGYLAALLAVLGFAVGELARFLGVGLPLSFSLGQAGWGKEVWGLALLGYYLSQWLHLVADGIWPDHDLRRLKRPR from the coding sequence ATGCCTTCCGGGCGCGTGCACGAGGCCATCAACCTCACGGCGCTGGGTATGGGCGGCATCGCCTTTCTGGCCTATGGCGGCTCCCCGGAGGAGCCCGGGGCCCTGGCCTTCGCCTTGGCCTACCTGGCGGGCACCTTCCTCCTCTCCCCGGACCTGGACCTGGCGGAAAAGGGGGTGCGGGCCCAGGGGCGCTGGGGCCTTTTGGGCCTTCTCTGGCGGCCTTACGGCTGGCTCTTCCGCCACCGTGGGCTTTCCCACACCTGGATCCTCGGGCCCCTGACCCGGCTTGGATACCTGGCCGCACTCCTGGCCGTGTTGGGCTTTGCGGTCGGCGAACTTGCCCGCTTTTTGGGGGTAGGGCTTCCCCTATCCTTTAGCCTCGGTCAGGCCGGGTGGGGCAAGGAGGTCTGGGGCTTGGCCCTCCTTGGCTACTACCTCTCCCAGTGGCTCCACCTGGTGGCGGACGGTATCTG